A genomic window from Acidimicrobiales bacterium includes:
- a CDS encoding adenylate/guanylate cyclase domain-containing protein — MQPEPQVDPEQRIEQALEAFAEGAIPHKRKFTADELAEEAGVDGELARRLRRAMGLPDVPHDEAAFFEEDLHALEKAKALMDEDGLSPAEILHLTRTLGLAASRMADAVVGFWVDRVTSDVATGREGALSTPPEQRVDDLESVVGYLLRRHLLDSVSRKLAETAASEGSGRAVAVGFADLVGFTSLSEQLSDTETAELIERFEVLALDIVVGGGGRVVKMIGDEVMFASDPALVAEIAVSLAESFDSPDLPSVRVGVAVGSVLAQSGDLYGPVVNLASRATMAARPGTVLVSAALAETISRDERYTVRPIRPHKLKGIGTVELSVLRRANEKEKVGGGHK, encoded by the coding sequence GTGCAACCAGAACCACAAGTCGACCCCGAGCAGCGGATAGAGCAGGCTCTCGAGGCATTCGCCGAGGGCGCGATACCTCACAAGCGCAAGTTCACCGCGGACGAGCTGGCGGAGGAAGCGGGTGTGGACGGGGAGCTGGCGCGGCGGCTCCGAAGAGCGATGGGCCTACCGGACGTGCCCCACGACGAGGCCGCCTTCTTCGAGGAGGACCTGCACGCCCTGGAGAAGGCCAAGGCGCTCATGGACGAGGACGGGCTCAGCCCGGCCGAGATACTCCACCTCACGCGCACGCTCGGGCTCGCGGCATCGAGGATGGCGGACGCCGTCGTCGGGTTCTGGGTCGACCGTGTTACCAGCGATGTTGCAACCGGCCGGGAGGGGGCGTTGTCCACCCCGCCCGAGCAGCGAGTCGACGACCTGGAATCGGTCGTCGGATACCTGCTCCGGCGCCACCTGCTCGACTCGGTCTCGCGCAAGCTGGCCGAGACGGCGGCCAGCGAGGGCAGCGGCCGGGCCGTCGCCGTAGGTTTCGCAGACCTTGTCGGGTTCACGTCCCTCAGCGAGCAGTTGAGCGACACCGAGACCGCCGAGCTGATCGAGCGTTTCGAGGTTCTCGCCCTCGACATCGTGGTCGGCGGTGGGGGGCGCGTGGTCAAGATGATCGGCGACGAGGTCATGTTCGCGTCCGACCCTGCTCTCGTCGCCGAGATCGCGGTCTCCCTGGCGGAGTCTTTTGACTCGCCCGACCTTCCTTCTGTGCGGGTCGGCGTGGCTGTGGGCAGCGTGCTGGCGCAATCGGGAGATCTCTACGGTCCGGTGGTCAACCTCGCGTCGCGCGCCACCATGGCGGCCCGCCCCGGTACCGTCCTCGTGTCGGCGGCCCTGGCTGAGACCATCTCCCGCGACGAGAGGTACACCGTCAGGCCTATCCGTCCCCACAAGCTCAAAGGGATCGGAACCGTGGAGCTCAGCGTCCTTCGCCGCGCGAACGAGAAGGAAAAGGTGGGCGGCGGGCACAAATAG